Proteins from one Sulfurovum sp. TSL1 genomic window:
- a CDS encoding PhoX family phosphatase, whose amino-acid sequence MNKWISLAASAVLLGTLTGCNSDSNTTNESVSVTSVAVESFSEVSAPITDAEKMAIMTSDSVTYSNGEADDLLYTQLIKARDINNGETFGLLKDHNDNPINFSDGSPFICDGANGNASGSGLDHASILQKDGKIFMVTQFECGVGAMYGMELAQDSMTGELSVKENSMQYISQKDGFGGWVHCAGMTTPWNTHLGSEEYEPDARKTIMDPTTKLTGNGRFDEVTQYYWNDENNANAMYDNNPYYYGYIPEVTVDSSGATTAYTYTKHFSMGRAAWEMAYVMPDERTVYLSDDGTNVGFYMYIADKAQDLSSGTLYAAKWNQTADTANGGEADLSWVKLGKATDAEIKAIVSGQPMFSDIFDTAVYDTTANPTTGCPADFIHTKTATGDECLKVVAGQEKAAAFMETRRYASYLGATTEFRKEEGITFNADDNKLYVAMSQVTKGMSDTSGDIKLTGNSCGAVYALDVQGAIKDSTGKDINSSMVVMNMKGIIAGTPTTYDASSPYVAYTCDVNGISNPDNVTYLEGSHILAIGEDTGSHPNDFVWAMNTQTGALTRIVSTPYGSETTSPYWYKDVNGFGYMTLTTQHPFGETSSSDPDYALASDSTAEKDSSIGVVGPFDFIEGDGKGVR is encoded by the coding sequence GTGAATAAATGGATAAGTTTAGCTGCATCTGCAGTATTATTAGGTACTTTGACAGGGTGTAATAGTGATAGTAATACTACAAATGAATCTGTAAGTGTTACAAGTGTTGCGGTAGAGAGTTTCAGTGAAGTTTCTGCACCTATAACAGATGCTGAAAAAATGGCTATCATGACTTCAGATAGCGTAACATATAGTAATGGGGAAGCAGATGATCTTCTCTATACTCAGCTAATTAAAGCAAGAGATATCAATAATGGAGAAACTTTTGGTCTTCTAAAAGACCACAATGATAACCCAATTAATTTTTCGGACGGTTCACCGTTCATCTGTGATGGAGCTAATGGTAATGCAAGTGGTTCTGGGCTTGACCATGCTTCGATCCTTCAAAAGGACGGAAAAATCTTTATGGTTACTCAGTTTGAGTGTGGAGTAGGAGCGATGTACGGTATGGAGCTTGCACAGGACAGTATGACAGGCGAGCTTAGCGTGAAAGAAAACTCAATGCAATATATCAGCCAAAAGGATGGTTTTGGTGGATGGGTACACTGTGCAGGTATGACGACACCATGGAACACTCACCTTGGTTCAGAAGAGTATGAGCCTGATGCACGTAAAACTATAATGGATCCGACTACAAAACTTACAGGTAATGGGAGGTTTGATGAAGTAACACAATATTATTGGAACGATGAAAACAATGCCAATGCAATGTATGATAATAACCCTTACTACTATGGATATATCCCGGAAGTTACAGTAGACAGTAGTGGTGCCACTACAGCATATACTTATACAAAACACTTCTCTATGGGTAGAGCGGCATGGGAAATGGCTTATGTAATGCCGGATGAAAGAACAGTATATCTTTCAGATGATGGCACAAATGTAGGGTTCTATATGTATATTGCAGACAAAGCACAAGATCTTAGTTCCGGTACACTTTATGCTGCAAAATGGAATCAGACTGCTGATACAGCAAACGGTGGTGAAGCAGATCTCAGCTGGGTAAAACTTGGAAAAGCAACAGATGCAGAAATCAAGGCTATAGTTTCAGGTCAACCAATGTTTAGTGATATTTTTGATACAGCTGTTTATGATACTACTGCTAATCCGACAACAGGATGTCCTGCAGACTTTATACATACGAAAACCGCTACTGGAGATGAATGTCTGAAAGTGGTTGCAGGACAAGAGAAAGCAGCTGCATTTATGGAGACAAGAAGATATGCTTCATACCTTGGTGCTACGACAGAGTTCAGAAAAGAAGAGGGTATCACATTTAATGCAGATGATAACAAGCTTTACGTTGCAATGAGTCAGGTAACCAAAGGAATGAGCGACACTAGCGGTGATATTAAACTTACAGGAAATAGTTGTGGTGCAGTTTATGCGTTAGATGTTCAAGGTGCTATCAAAGATTCAACAGGAAAGGACATCAACAGTTCTATGGTTGTTATGAATATGAAAGGTATCATTGCCGGTACACCTACGACTTATGATGCATCATCACCGTATGTTGCTTATACCTGTGATGTAAATGGTATCTCAAACCCGGACAACGTCACATATCTTGAAGGTTCACATATACTGGCAATCGGGGAAGATACAGGTTCACATCCAAACGACTTTGTATGGGCGATGAATACACAAACAGGTGCATTGACTAGAATCGTATCTACACCTTATGGTTCTGAAACAACTTCTCCATACTGGTATAAAGATGTGAACGGATTTGGATATATGACACTTACTACACAGCACCCATTTGGTGAAACGTCTTCATCTGATCCTGATTATGCACTTGCTTCAGATAGCACAGCTGAAAAAGATTCATCTATCGGTGTGGTTGGACCATTTGACTTTATCGAAGGTGACGGCAAAGGAGTTAGATAA
- a CDS encoding DASS family sodium-coupled anion symporter: MARQTDKIFMAFLLGVIAFGMMIAFFTLQQSLMVSVIVLMVTLWTNEGLPLAVVSLLPIVLFPAAGILSTKETAVNYANPIIYLFLGGFLIAIAVEKTGLHKVIASRMLYLFPSSVRGIIFALIITSGLLSSILSNTTTTLLLLPIALFLTDDPKLKMRFALGIAYGASIGGILTPIGTPPNLILLGIMNEMGMEPIPFVQWIYMVLPLVLMMFVVVAFILGLGVKNLYIEADLSNKTLNADQKKVVYLISGLIILLLVNAPIKPYYNGLGLSEPGILLAAGLLLFAPPFSILDWMSDKDSIPYRIMFLFGAGFAIAAAVTQTGMAEEIASHLMGFANMPMMLFLLIIAVMITFTTEITSNTALISIMLPILYKVAEQTGIDATLIMMVATICASYAFMLPIATPPNAIAMSSGAVSVKTMATYGIVFNILGILLIVTVARSFWIHFL; the protein is encoded by the coding sequence ATGGCTAGACAGACAGATAAAATATTCATGGCATTTTTATTGGGTGTGATCGCATTTGGAATGATGATCGCATTTTTTACACTGCAGCAGTCCCTCATGGTTTCAGTGATCGTGTTGATGGTCACACTGTGGACCAATGAAGGGTTGCCTCTGGCTGTGGTTTCACTGCTTCCGATTGTTCTTTTCCCAGCGGCGGGTATATTGTCTACCAAAGAGACGGCAGTTAATTATGCCAATCCTATCATCTACCTTTTTCTGGGTGGTTTTCTGATCGCGATCGCCGTGGAGAAAACAGGTCTTCACAAAGTGATAGCAAGTAGAATGTTGTATCTTTTCCCAAGTTCTGTCAGAGGTATTATCTTTGCTTTGATCATCACATCGGGGCTTTTAAGCTCTATACTTTCCAATACCACGACCACCCTTCTCCTGCTTCCTATCGCACTCTTTTTGACTGATGATCCTAAACTCAAAATGCGTTTTGCTTTGGGTATAGCGTATGGGGCAAGCATCGGGGGTATATTGACCCCTATCGGTACACCGCCCAACCTTATACTTCTGGGGATCATGAATGAGATGGGGATGGAACCTATCCCTTTTGTACAATGGATATATATGGTGTTACCGTTGGTTCTTATGATGTTTGTAGTGGTGGCTTTTATACTGGGATTGGGTGTTAAAAACCTGTACATCGAAGCAGATCTCAGCAACAAAACACTGAATGCGGATCAAAAGAAAGTCGTCTATCTTATCTCCGGATTGATCATACTTCTTTTGGTGAATGCTCCGATCAAACCCTATTATAACGGATTGGGATTGAGTGAACCCGGTATACTGCTTGCAGCCGGGCTGCTCCTTTTTGCCCCGCCTTTTTCCATTTTGGATTGGATGAGTGACAAAGACAGTATCCCTTACCGTATTATGTTTCTTTTTGGTGCAGGTTTTGCGATCGCAGCAGCGGTCACACAGACAGGCATGGCCGAAGAGATCGCTTCCCATCTTATGGGCTTTGCGAACATGCCTATGATGCTCTTTTTGCTCATCATTGCTGTGATGATCACCTTTACTACAGAGATCACCAGCAATACAGCACTGATCTCTATCATGCTCCCTATTCTCTACAAGGTGGCAGAACAAACGGGTATCGATGCAACATTGATCATGATGGTTGCGACGATCTGTGCTTCCTATGCATTTATGCTTCCTATTGCTACTCCGCCTAATGCGATAGCGATGAGTTCAGGGGCAGTTTCTGTCAAAACCATGGCAACGTACGGTATTGTTTTTAACATCTTGGGTATTTTACTGATCGTTACGGTGGCCCGATCTTTTTGGATACATTTTCTGTAG
- a CDS encoding TonB-dependent receptor has translation MDRRFVLTGLMYAIVGLALGIYMAASKDHGHLVTHTHILLIGFVVSFIYGVCHKLWLNNLISKLSVAQFYIHQVGTLGAVIGLFLYYGNFVSLQTIDPFLALFSITIFIGMILMTVLFIQSSKTISKDAQVK, from the coding sequence ATGGACAGAAGATTTGTATTAACCGGTTTGATGTATGCCATTGTCGGATTGGCACTCGGTATCTACATGGCAGCATCCAAAGATCATGGTCATTTGGTAACGCATACACATATCCTGCTTATAGGGTTTGTCGTCTCATTTATCTATGGGGTGTGTCACAAACTATGGCTCAATAATCTGATATCAAAACTATCTGTTGCCCAATTTTATATTCATCAGGTCGGAACACTTGGTGCTGTGATCGGATTATTTTTATATTATGGAAATTTTGTTTCCCTTCAAACTATTGACCCTTTTTTGGCACTCTTTTCTATCACCATATTTATAGGAATGATCCTTATGACAGTTCTTTTCATTCAATCATCTAAAACTATATCGAAAGATGCTCAAGTAAAATAG
- a CDS encoding host attachment protein, whose translation MNFDGNIIVIANLGGFEAYQVETVTGIDQQETRNVSANTQKVRRNLTLIKKFEYIEPHTHTSDDMSDQLGNQGHNTGEQHNRSLEAERRAMQQISEDITALISNTNPKKWHLAFPQENLNKVTEMIDTKTKGKLGKSIGKDLRNAHVKDLLSFFE comes from the coding sequence ATGAATTTTGATGGAAATATTATTGTTATTGCCAACTTAGGCGGGTTTGAAGCATATCAGGTTGAAACGGTCACAGGTATTGATCAGCAAGAAACAAGAAATGTCAGTGCCAACACGCAAAAAGTAAGAAGAAATCTCACCTTAATTAAAAAATTTGAATACATCGAACCGCATACCCATACCTCTGATGATATGAGCGACCAGTTAGGAAATCAAGGGCATAATACCGGAGAGCAGCATAACCGTTCATTAGAAGCAGAACGCCGTGCTATGCAACAGATCTCTGAGGATATTACTGCATTGATCTCGAATACCAATCCAAAGAAATGGCATCTTGCTTTTCCACAGGAAAATTTGAATAAAGTTACTGAAATGATCGATACTAAAACCAAAGGAAAGCTCGGAAAGAGTATTGGAAAAGATCTGAGAAATGCACATGTGAAAGATCTGTTATCTTTTTTTGAATAG
- a CDS encoding SEL1-like repeat protein — MKRILLAGILVLAMGAFAHAESDEFDDDLGEDLTDREIVQDFIDDCNNHGDYYGCFSAAMKYEKGEVLEKDISKAIEYYEKACKLGSKEGCKMAEKLKTK, encoded by the coding sequence ATGAAAAGAATACTACTCGCAGGTATACTCGTATTAGCAATGGGTGCCTTTGCACATGCAGAATCCGATGAGTTCGATGATGATCTGGGTGAAGATCTAACAGATAGAGAGATCGTCCAGGATTTTATAGATGATTGTAACAATCATGGGGACTATTACGGATGTTTTTCAGCCGCAATGAAATATGAAAAGGGTGAGGTATTGGAAAAAGATATTTCAAAAGCGATCGAGTATTACGAAAAAGCCTGTAAACTTGGTTCTAAAGAGGGCTGTAAAATGGCGGAAAAGCTTAAGACAAAGTAA
- the hypA gene encoding hydrogenase maturation nickel metallochaperone HypA, whose product MHEYSIVQALLDQCEAHAKANDSTKVTKVVTKIGKLSGVEPHLLESAFETFKEHTVCDGAEFVMHLQDLRLYCNACQKESEQNEVRYQCLHCQSTEVSVIDGEEMYLMTLEME is encoded by the coding sequence ATGCATGAATACTCCATCGTCCAGGCTCTTTTAGATCAATGTGAAGCACATGCCAAAGCGAATGATTCAACAAAAGTCACCAAAGTAGTAACCAAGATAGGAAAACTCAGCGGTGTGGAACCGCATCTGCTGGAAAGTGCTTTTGAAACCTTTAAAGAGCATACCGTCTGTGACGGAGCAGAGTTTGTCATGCATCTACAAGACCTTAGGCTCTACTGCAATGCCTGCCAAAAAGAGAGCGAGCAAAATGAAGTACGGTATCAGTGTCTCCACTGTCAAAGTACAGAAGTATCTGTCATTGACGGTGAAGAGATGTATTTAATGACACTGGAGATGGAATAA